Within the Feifania hominis genome, the region GGGAAAAAAACACAACCACCGCCAGAGCCAGAATCACCCCCAGCACGATCAGACCCGTCTTGGAATCACCCCTCGAAAAGCGCTGCCCGGCGAGCGTACACACTGCAATCGCCGGTATTGACGCGAGCGCAATCGAGCGCAGATAGTTGAACAGCGGCACCTTTGTCCGCGCGAAGATATAGGGCAGAAAGCCATTTGGCAGCCCCGGAATCAGAAAGAGCAGGAACGTGACCCGCTCGATGTTCTTCGTCTCGCTGAGAAAGGCCAGATTCCACTTTCTCTTTTTTTCCGTTCGCTCCTCAACGGCCCGCTCCCTCTTTAAGAAAGGGGCAAACGCCTTGTGAAACTGGCGGATGATGATGAAGACAATGGCATTTCCCACCAAGTATCCGATGCAGCAGAGAATGGTGCCGAGCACAATGCCGTATGACAGGCCCGCGAGCACCTGAACTGCCACGGCCGGGAAAACCGTCGTGATGACCTGCAGCGCCTGAAGCGCCACGATGATTGGAATCCCCTTGCCGCCGTAGGCCTGCATATAGGAGGTGAGCTCCGCCTCGTCGTTGACGTGCTGCACCACGTTGATCAGCACCGGCACAAGGTCCACACACATGACGGCAACAAGGCCGAGAAGCGAGACAATGAGTGTCAGCGGCAGAATATTCTCTTTTTTCAGCAGTCTGCGCTCATGCTTGCGCTCCACATCGGCACCCCCTGTCGCCTTGGTGATGGTCTATTGTACCCCATTTGAGCGCCAGTTACAAGATGCAGATGTGCGAGCTGCTGTGCCGTACGTTTAGACGAGCCCCGCCCTCTTGAGCAGCGGCACCACTTTGGACGCAATCAGCGCCGTCAGCAGGCAGGCTACAGAATCACTTGGAAGAAAGGTGATGGAGCCGATTTGAATGACCCGCCAGAAGCTCATGGCACTGTGAAGATAGAAATTCGAGAGCAGATACATGTGAAGACAGCCGAAAAAGTGATTGGTCAGCATGCCGCACAGGCAGGCGACCAGCATGCCCACAAAGCCTCTGCTCTCGAGCTTACGGTAGACGGTGCCGATCACAAACGCCGCGAACACAAAGCCGATGAGATACCCAAAACTCATCTCAAATACATAGGAGACGCCGCCGCCCTTTGTAAAAACCGGGAAGCCCGCAAGTCCGACGAGCAGATAACAGAGCTGTGACAACAGCCCGCGTCTGGGACCGAGCAGGATGCCCGACAGCGCCACGAAGAAGAACTGCAGCGTCATGGGAATGACCGGCAGCGGAATTTTGATAAAGGCCCCTACAGCCGAGAGCGCCGCAAACAGCGCACACAGCACGATGGAACGCACGTTGTTTTTTGTGTTTGTCATATCTGTGTCTCCCGTCTTATTTTAATTTCCCCCGCGTAGAGAGTCTCAAGCCCCCCGCCCGGCAGTTCAACAACCAGGTGGCCCTCGTCGTCCAACCCGCGCAGCACAGCGGCGTACGCCTCCCCACCGCGCAGAATCGTAATGCGCTCGTTCACCCAGCACAGGTCGCGCCGGTAGTCCTCGAGCAGCGAGCCGCGTCGGTGTATGAAGCGCCCCTCGTCATAGAGTCTGTCAAATTCCCGTACCACGCCCGCAATGAGCGCCGCACGCGAGGGCGGTGCCGCGCAGTGCCGGTCGAGCGCTGTCGCGACGCCGCGCAGCTCCTCGGGGAGCTCGTCGCCGAGGCGGATGTTGATGCCGATTCCCGCAAGGACATACTGAATGCGCCCGCTCTCCGCCTCCAGCGCACTTTCGGTCAAAATGCCACAGAGTTTCTCTCCGTCAACCAGAACGTCATTGGGCCACTTGATCGACGGCCGAAAGCCGCAGAGCTTCTCCACTGCGTCCCGCACTGCCATGGCCGACAGCAGCGTGACAAAGTTGAGTGCATCGAGAGCAAAATGTGGCCTCAGCACAATGGTGAAATAGACCCCGCCGCCCTCGGGCGAGTGAAAGCGCCGCTCCATGCGGCCGCGGCCCGCGGTCTGCTGCCGCGCGACAACGAGCGTTCCATCGGCGGCGTCCGCCGCGACAGACTTTGCGTAGTTGTTGGTCGAGTCAAGCCGATCAAAGAGCAGAATCTTCTCTCCGAGCCGTGAGCCGCAAAGTTCCTCGCGCAGCTCCATCTCATCGAGCAGATCGAGCTGCGGCGGTATGCGGTAGCCTCCCGATTGCAGCGGTTCGACGGGCGCGCCCTCGTCGATCAGCTGATGCGCTGCTTTCCACACCGCGGTGCGTGACACGCCGAGCGCCCTCGCAAGATCGCTCCCCGAAATTGTTTCGCCGCGCCGCTGGCGCAGCAGATGATACACTTCATCTTTGAGCATCTGAATCCTCCTGTCTCTCAGCTGCCAGTGTATCGTCAAAGAATCCAGTTGTCAACTCATTTTTAAAATTTAGTTGACAATCAGGAATTTTTATCAAAGTTGTCTGTGTAACTTTTACAAATTACACCATCAGAATTTGACAAATTCATCAATAAGAGCCATTGTCAAAAGTACCGTCTGCGGCTATGATAGTAGTGGTTTGAATCCGGCTACCCACATTTGAAAAACAGACGGAGAGTATCGCGGTGGACAAGGAACTTCTTCTCACAGGCAAAATTTCAAAGCTCTATCTTCGCTTCCTCCTGCCGACCGTGCTCGGCATGGTGACGCACTCGCTGTACTGTCTGGCCGACGTGCTGTTTATCTCCTTTGCTGAGGGGGGAACGGGACTTGCGGCACTCAACATTGCCATGCCGGTCTTCACCATCTATTCCGCCATCGGTCTGATGCTTGGCGTGGGCGGCGCGACCACCATTGCAGTCTGTGTCGGCCGTGACGATTCCAGTGGAGCGAACCGCGCTTTTACACTCACCGTTGTCGTCAACCTGGTCTTTGGTGTCGGCGCGGCAGTGATCGGGTCGGTCTTTCTGACGCCCCTCGCCCGCCTGCTCGGGGCGGACGCGGTGCTTTTGCCCTATGTGCGGGCCTATCTGCTGCCCATTCAGGCGTCGTGCTTTGGCTACATTCTCTCGGCGACGCTCCAGGTGCTCGTGCGGGGCGATGGAAATCCGCGCCTTGTCATGATAGCCACTGTCTCGGGAAATGTTCTCAATGTGGTGCTCGACTATCTCTTCGTCGTGCCGATGGGCATGGGTGTCTTCGGTGCGGCACTCGCTACGGCACTGTGCCCGTTTGTGAGTCTGGCAATTCTGTCACTTCACTTTCTCACCCGCCGCAATCACGTGGTTTTCACCCGCTGCTTCGCGCAGCTGCGGCTGCTTGCGCGCATCGTGAAAAACGGCTTTTCCGCCGCGCTGCTGGAGCTCTCCGCCGGCATTGTGATTGTGCTGTTCAACAAGGCGCTGCTCGCTCTCGGCGGCCAGCTCTATGTCGCTGCCTATGCGGTGGTCACCAACATTGCCTATGTCGCCAAGGGCATCTTCAACGGCATCGCCCAGGCGGCGCAGCCCGTCATCTCCGTCAACTATGGCGCGAGGCGTTTTGAGCGGGCCGAACGGGCCGCCGGGCTGTCGGTGCGCACAGCACTCATCTTCTCAACGGCAGTCTACGCACTGTTTCTTCTGTTTTCACATATTGTTGTGCTTCCCTTTTCCCACGGTGACGCCGCACTCATCTCACTGAGCGCCCACGCACTGCGCATCTATGCGGTCTCTTTCCTGTTCACGGGGGCAAACACCATGCTCATGTACTACTTTCAATCGGTGGAGCGCGCGGCGCTGTCCACCTGTGTCTCACTGCTTCGCGGCGTGGTTTTTGTCCTGTTTGGGCTGTGGGTGCTTCCCGCGCTTTTCGGTGTGACAGGAGTCTGGCTTGTGGTGACCTTTGCCGAGCTTGCAGCTCTTGCGGTCACACTGCCCATGTATGCCTCCATTCACAAAAATTTTGCCCGCTCTACTGTGGTTACTGCCGCAGTATGACATAGTATTGCAAATTCCCATTCACTCACCGACCCGCCGGGACGCCGCCCGGCGGGCCTTTTTCTCTCCTCGTTTCTACGAAAATCATCCTTTTTTTACCGTTATTAATAAATGAAAGCCTTTTCCGGCATGATATTATTAAAATAGTTATCGCTTTAATAAATAATGCTTGAGAGTTGGAAAAGGGTTTGAACATCGCAATCATCGATGATTCCTCTGCAGATCGCCAGTTACTGGAGGACTACATCCGTCACTACTGTTCGGCGCATCACATGCAGGTGCACTGCAGTCCATATGAGTCGGGAGAGGCGTTTTTGGAGCAATTCGAAAGCGCTTTGTTTGATGTGATCTTTCTTGACATCTATATGAACGGTGTGGATGGCATCCATGTCGCCGAGAGAATCCGTGAGGTCGATGAGAGCTGTCTGATCATTTTTGTCACCACAAGCGACCACCACGCTGTCCGAAGTTATCGTGTCAGGGCCTTTGACTATCTGGTCAAGCCGTACGACTACCCATGTCTTGAGGAGACGATGGATCTTGTAAGCGCGGCCACTCATCAGAAATACCGCTACATTGAAGTCAAAGAGGGGCGCACTCAGACCCGTATTCTGCTTCACGACATTCTCTATGTCGACTACTACAACCACTACGTCCAGATCCACACCAGGCAGCGCATGGTGCGAACGTATATGCCCTTTTCGGAATTTGCTCCCCTGCTGCTCGGGGAACCGCAGTTTCTCTGTTGTTACCGCAACTGCATTGTCAATCTTGATGAGGTCGCCCTGATGGATGAGACCGACTTTCTCATGACCGATGGAATCCGCATTCCCATTCTGCGCCGCCAGCGCGCCGAGGTCCGTCAGCGCTATGCCGACTATACCTTTGAAAAGCTCAAGTCAAAAAAACCTTGATTGAATCTCTCTGGAAAGGGGGCAGGCCAAAACGCCTGCCCCCTTTGCGATTACCCCATTGAAAACTCTCTTCTGTGGCAGCGGCTTTTATGCGCTGCCACATGATTTTTGAGGAATCTGCCATACTAGTACCATCAATTTTTACGGGGTGATCACATGCCAATTTCCCACAAGGGTGCCATCAGCTTTGGTTTGGTCCACATCCCCGTGGCGCTTCACACCGCCACGCAGGACAACGACATTCGTTTCAATCAGCTTTGCAAATCCGATCTGTCGCGCGTACGGTACAAGAAAGTCTGCGCCGGATGCGGCGC harbors:
- a CDS encoding VTT domain-containing protein — translated: MERKHERRLLKKENILPLTLIVSLLGLVAVMCVDLVPVLINVVQHVNDEAELTSYMQAYGGKGIPIIVALQALQVITTVFPAVAVQVLAGLSYGIVLGTILCCIGYLVGNAIVFIIIRQFHKAFAPFLKRERAVEERTEKKRKWNLAFLSETKNIERVTFLLFLIPGLPNGFLPYIFARTKVPLFNYLRSIALASIPAIAVCTLAGQRFSRGDSKTGLIVLGVILALAVVVFFSRDRVMKFVERESKTEPKRRESGK
- a CDS encoding biotin transporter BioY is translated as MTNTKNNVRSIVLCALFAALSAVGAFIKIPLPVIPMTLQFFFVALSGILLGPRRGLLSQLCYLLVGLAGFPVFTKGGGVSYVFEMSFGYLIGFVFAAFVIGTVYRKLESRGFVGMLVACLCGMLTNHFFGCLHMYLLSNFYLHSAMSFWRVIQIGSITFLPSDSVACLLTALIASKVVPLLKRAGLV
- a CDS encoding biotin--[acetyl-CoA-carboxylase] ligase, producing MLKDEVYHLLRQRRGETISGSDLARALGVSRTAVWKAAHQLIDEGAPVEPLQSGGYRIPPQLDLLDEMELREELCGSRLGEKILLFDRLDSTNNYAKSVAADAADGTLVVARQQTAGRGRMERRFHSPEGGGVYFTIVLRPHFALDALNFVTLLSAMAVRDAVEKLCGFRPSIKWPNDVLVDGEKLCGILTESALEAESGRIQYVLAGIGINIRLGDELPEELRGVATALDRHCAAPPSRAALIAGVVREFDRLYDEGRFIHRRGSLLEDYRRDLCWVNERITILRGGEAYAAVLRGLDDEGHLVVELPGGGLETLYAGEIKIRRETQI
- a CDS encoding MATE family efflux transporter, which codes for MDKELLLTGKISKLYLRFLLPTVLGMVTHSLYCLADVLFISFAEGGTGLAALNIAMPVFTIYSAIGLMLGVGGATTIAVCVGRDDSSGANRAFTLTVVVNLVFGVGAAVIGSVFLTPLARLLGADAVLLPYVRAYLLPIQASCFGYILSATLQVLVRGDGNPRLVMIATVSGNVLNVVLDYLFVVPMGMGVFGAALATALCPFVSLAILSLHFLTRRNHVVFTRCFAQLRLLARIVKNGFSAALLELSAGIVIVLFNKALLALGGQLYVAAYAVVTNIAYVAKGIFNGIAQAAQPVISVNYGARRFERAERAAGLSVRTALIFSTAVYALFLLFSHIVVLPFSHGDAALISLSAHALRIYAVSFLFTGANTMLMYYFQSVERAALSTCVSLLRGVVFVLFGLWVLPALFGVTGVWLVVTFAELAALAVTLPMYASIHKNFARSTVVTAAV
- a CDS encoding LytR/AlgR family response regulator transcription factor — protein: MNIAIIDDSSADRQLLEDYIRHYCSAHHMQVHCSPYESGEAFLEQFESALFDVIFLDIYMNGVDGIHVAERIREVDESCLIIFVTTSDHHAVRSYRVRAFDYLVKPYDYPCLEETMDLVSAATHQKYRYIEVKEGRTQTRILLHDILYVDYYNHYVQIHTRQRMVRTYMPFSEFAPLLLGEPQFLCCYRNCIVNLDEVALMDETDFLMTDGIRIPILRRQRAEVRQRYADYTFEKLKSKKP